From a region of the Desmodus rotundus isolate HL8 chromosome 7, HLdesRot8A.1, whole genome shotgun sequence genome:
- the LOC112311553 gene encoding olfactory receptor 11H4: MNRSATYVVTEFVLLGFPGCWEIQIFLFSLFLAIYILTLLGNGAITCAVRWDPRLHTPMYFLLGNFAFLEIWYVSSTIPNMLNNILSKTKAISFSGCFLQFYFFFSLGTTECLFLAIMAYDRYLAICHPLHYPTIMTGKFCGILVSLCWLIGFLGYPIPIFFISQLPFCASNVIDHFLCDMDPLMALSCAPAPITEFIFYTQSSLVLFLTIFYILRSYTLLLRAVFQVPSAAGRKKAFSTCGSHLAVVSLFYGTVMVMYVSPTYGIPTLMQKILTLVYSIMTPLFNPLIYSLRNKDMKLALRNLLFSMRISHNS, translated from the coding sequence ATGAACAGGTCAGCAACGTACGTTGTGACTGAGTTTGTTCTCCTCGGATTCCCTGGTTGCTGGGAGATACAGATTTTCCTCTTCTCATTGTTTTTGGCAATTTATATCTTGACCTTGCTGGGGAATGGAGCCATTACCTGTGCAGTGAGATGGGACCCACGACTacacacccccatgtacttccTGCTGGGAAACTTTGCCTTCCTTGAGATCTGGTACGTTTCCTCCACCATTCCTAACATGCTAAACAACATTCTCTCCAAAACCAAGGCCATCTCATTTTCTGGTTGCTTCCTCcagttctatttcttcttttccctcgGCACAACAGAATGTCTCTTCCTGGCAATAATGGCTTACGATCGGTACCTGGCCATCTGCCACCCGCTGCACTACCCCACCATAATGACTGGGAAGTTCTGTGGAATCCTGGTGTCTCTATGCTGGCTCATTGGGTTCCTTGGCTACCCAATACCCATATTCTTCATCTCCCAACTCCCATTCTGTGCATCCAATGTCATTGATCACTTCCTGTGTGACATGGACCCACTGATGGCTCTGTCCTGTGCTCCAGCCCccattactgaatttattttctatactCAGAGCTCCCTTGTCCTTTTCCTcactattttttatattcttcgATCCTACACTCTGTTGCTCAGAGCTGTTTTTCAGGTACCTTCTGCAGCTGGCCGGAAAAAGGCCTTTTCCACCTGTGGTTCTCATTTAGCTGTGGTGTCTCTTTTCTATGGAACAGTCATGGTAATGTATGTGAGCCCTACCTATGGCATCCCAACTTTGATGCAGAAGATCCTCACACTGGTATATTCAATAATGACTCCTCTCTTTAATCCCCTGATCTATAGTCTTCGTAATAAGGACATGAAACTTGCTCTGAGAAATCTCCTGTTCAGCATGAGAATTAGTCATAATTCATGA
- the LOC112311933 gene encoding LOW QUALITY PROTEIN: olfactory receptor 11H7-like (The sequence of the model RefSeq protein was modified relative to this genomic sequence to represent the inferred CDS: deleted 1 base in 1 codon; substituted 2 bases at 2 genomic stop codons), with amino-acid sequence MLFFHMDLGTMNKSGVSTMIQFVLLGFPGPWKMQIILFSMILFIYILTLTGNMTIICAVKCDNRLHTPVYMLLDNFSFLEIRYVTCTVPNMLVNVFSKTKTISFSGCSFQFYFFFSLGTTECFFFCIMASDQYLAICHPLYYSSIMTGXLCAILVSLCCLIGFLGHSIPIFFISQLLFCGPNIIDHFLCDVDPPMALSCAPTPIIGHIFHSVSSVIIILTMPYILGSYIMVLRAVLQVPSSAGQQKAYSTCGSHLVVVSLFYGTIMVMYLTPTSGNSVAMHNIITLIXSIVTPVLNPLIYSLHNRDMKFALHRVLCGMRITQMS; translated from the exons ATGTTGTTCTTTCATATGGA TCTAGGGACAATGAATAAATCGGGGGTATCTACTATGATACAGTTTGTCTTGTTGGGCTTTCCTGGTCcctggaaaatgcaaattatccTTTTCTCAATGATTTTGTTCATCTACATCTTGACTCTGACTGGAAATATGACCATCATTTGTGCGGTGAAGTGTGACAACAGACTCCATACCCCTGTGTACATGCTCCTGGACAACTTCTCCTTCCTAGAGATCAGATACGTGACCTGCACAGTCCCCAATATGCTGGTCAAT GTTTTTTCCAAAACCAAGACCATATCCTTTTCTGGTtgttcttttcaattttacttcttcttttccctgggcacaactgaatgtttcttcttctgtatCATGGCTTCTGATCAGTACCTAGCCATCTGCCATCCACTGTACTATTCCTCCATCATGACTGGATAGCTATGTGCCATTCTGGTGTCTCTTTGTTGTCTCATTGGTTTCCTGGGACACTCAAttcctattttcttcatttctcaacTACTCTTTTGTGGTCCCAACATCATTGATCACTTTCTGTGTGATGTGGACCCACCGATGGCATTATCCTGTGCCCCTACACCCATCATAGGACATATATTCCATTCTGTGAGCTCTGTCATCATCATTCTCACCATGCCGTACATCCTTGGCTCCTACATCATGGTGCTCAGAGCTGTGCTTCAGGTTCCTTCTTCAGCTGGGCAGCAAAAGGCCTACTCTACCTGTGGATCCCACTTAGTTGTGGTTTCTCTGTTCTATGGAACCATAATGGTGATGTATTTAACTCCTACATCCGGTAACTCAGTTGCTATGCATAATATCATCACACTGATATAGTCCATAGTGACACCAGTTTTAAACCCTCTCATCTACAGCCTACACAACAGGGACATGAAATTTGCCCTTCATCGGGTCCTTTGTGGAATGAGAATTACCCAAATGTCATGA